In a genomic window of Flavobacterium crassostreae:
- a CDS encoding single-stranded DNA-binding protein yields the protein MNITGRLTRDAEVRTTSQQKQVVNFSVAINDSYRNKQGERIEQTTYFDCSYWISPNVALLLTKGTLVELSGRVSTRAWTGNDGELRAGLNFHTSQIKLHGGSRKTDTVQATVQTESNKTTKQGTEDDLPF from the coding sequence ATGAACATCACAGGACGATTGACGAGAGATGCGGAAGTACGCACAACGTCACAGCAAAAACAAGTAGTAAACTTTTCAGTAGCAATCAACGACAGCTACCGTAACAAACAGGGCGAACGCATAGAACAGACGACTTATTTCGACTGCTCCTATTGGATAAGCCCAAACGTAGCCTTGCTACTCACAAAAGGCACTTTGGTAGAACTATCGGGAAGAGTAAGTACAAGAGCGTGGACAGGTAATGACGGAGAATTAAGAGCAGGACTGAATTTTCATACCTCACAAATCAAACTACACGGAGGCAGTAGAAAAACTGATACCGTACAAGCTACTGTGCAAACTGAAAGTAACAAAACTACAAAACAAGGTACGGAAGACGACCTCCCATTTTAA
- a CDS encoding DUF932 domain-containing protein → MAHNINFNERTGRYSFFSVQQKAWHGLGQIVEQYPTSEEAIKHAGLDYEVVKRPLYTNGSGIIQITEGIVMQDTEIEVPNYFANIRNDNNAVLGVVGKDYHIVQNREAFNFFDAIVGGGEGILYETAGALGNGERIFITAKLPDYIRVGNGDDVTEKYIFLTTSHDGSGSITAAFTPVRIVCQNTLNASLRSMTNVVRIKHTSGAKQRIENAHKIMGLANTLSNQLENIFNEWASVKVTDREVRKLIQLALCPNKETLELIKKGAEDEISTLFKNTVDDAFSYAMMSDTQQMDTTKGTLFGAYNAVTGYYQNVRNYKNDEAKLQSIVLGGTAQLKSQKAFELCTAFALDGAEILNLN, encoded by the coding sequence ATGGCACATAATATCAATTTCAACGAGAGAACAGGACGTTATTCATTCTTTAGCGTTCAACAAAAAGCGTGGCACGGTTTAGGGCAAATCGTAGAGCAGTACCCAACGAGCGAGGAAGCTATAAAACACGCAGGGTTAGATTACGAAGTGGTAAAAAGACCTTTATATACTAATGGCTCAGGAATTATTCAAATAACCGAGGGTATTGTTATGCAAGATACTGAAATTGAAGTTCCTAACTATTTTGCAAACATCCGTAACGATAACAACGCAGTATTGGGCGTGGTGGGTAAAGATTACCACATCGTACAAAACCGTGAAGCATTCAATTTCTTTGATGCTATTGTAGGAGGTGGCGAGGGTATTCTGTATGAAACCGCAGGAGCGTTAGGCAACGGAGAGCGCATATTTATCACAGCCAAATTGCCCGACTATATCCGTGTAGGTAATGGCGATGATGTAACAGAAAAGTACATTTTCTTAACTACTTCGCACGATGGTAGCGGAAGTATCACAGCCGCATTTACACCTGTTAGAATAGTTTGCCAAAATACGCTGAATGCTTCGCTACGTAGTATGACCAATGTAGTTCGTATCAAACATACTTCGGGAGCAAAACAACGTATCGAAAACGCCCATAAAATTATGGGACTAGCGAACACTTTGAGCAACCAATTAGAGAATATTTTTAATGAGTGGGCAAGCGTAAAAGTTACAGACCGAGAAGTAAGAAAGCTAATCCAATTGGCACTTTGCCCGAATAAAGAAACGCTTGAGTTAATTAAAAAAGGTGCAGAAGATGAAATTTCAACCTTATTTAAAAACACCGTTGACGATGCTTTTTCTTACGCAATGATGAGCGACACGCAACAAATGGACACTACAAAAGGAACATTGTTCGGAGCATACAATGCCGTTACAGGATACTATCAGAATGTACGCAATTACAAAAATGATGAAGCCAAGTTGCAGAGTATTGTATTGGGTGGAACAGCTCAACTCAAATCTCAAAAAGCATTTGAATTGTGTACTGCCTTTGCATTGGACGGTGCGGAAATCTTAAACCTCAATTAA
- a CDS encoding PRTRC system protein E, which translates to MNTNFFNQIAQLDFTGVLQLNISKGAENNLIVSVILNNEQCGDNAKNLIPPLTFNATPQEFDDGFFDQITAPIQTVSGLMMDMEKFLKQMEEVKKQSAMEKEKADKQKKEQEAKDKKFKDGMAKAEELEKEGKFREAWMKVPEITEFPEKGDEIRKRKNALSEKFATPSLFGAMEEVKPELQQEEEVAVNYPTDETDEKQEY; encoded by the coding sequence ATGAATACTAATTTTTTCAATCAGATAGCACAGTTGGACTTTACAGGAGTATTACAACTGAATATTTCAAAAGGAGCAGAAAACAACCTAATTGTTTCGGTTATCCTCAACAACGAACAATGCGGAGATAACGCCAAAAACTTAATTCCGCCATTGACATTTAATGCAACGCCACAAGAGTTTGACGATGGATTTTTTGATCAAATAACCGCACCTATCCAAACCGTTTCGGGTTTAATGATGGATATGGAGAAATTTCTAAAACAAATGGAAGAAGTCAAAAAACAATCGGCTATGGAGAAAGAAAAAGCCGATAAACAGAAGAAAGAACAAGAAGCCAAAGACAAGAAATTTAAAGATGGAATGGCAAAGGCGGAAGAACTAGAAAAAGAAGGCAAATTCCGTGAAGCGTGGATGAAAGTACCCGAGATAACAGAGTTTCCCGAAAAAGGGGACGAGATACGCAAACGTAAAAACGCATTGTCTGAAAAGTTTGCAACACCGAGCCTTTTTGGAGCAATGGAAGAAGTAAAACCCGAACTGCAACAAGAGGAAGAAGTTGCAGTAAATTATCCTACCGATGAAACGGACGAAAAACAAGAATATTAA
- a CDS encoding PRTRC system protein C, producing the protein MLVATQLKRVFILKDKGQDIRLTDPEPRWSVEAVMNFYANLYPILTTAKVSAPLIKDDAIEYKFESVMGTKG; encoded by the coding sequence ATGTTAGTAGCAACGCAATTAAAGCGAGTTTTTATACTCAAAGATAAAGGACAGGACATTAGACTGACCGACCCCGAACCACGTTGGAGCGTGGAAGCCGTAATGAATTTTTACGCCAATTTGTATCCGATACTTACAACGGCAAAAGTATCTGCACCGCTAATAAAAGACGATGCAATTGAGTACAAATTTGAAAGCGTAATGGGTACAAAAGGTTAA
- a CDS encoding PRTRC system protein B — MKNLTDITENFGTLYHPKSALVFYETKGINTNMYVEHFDMDRNGNPINAHPLTVKEANVLAKSLQTDEEKNTAFLKPKGIFPTNILHINPSEKGTVLWYTKAQQRQLYFVNGLGVPNGKAQVPPMLWLASKSSLMVFALTNDRRPTEKTLLHYAPFFNIYEKGNVCMGTVNIDIQNSASVEEFIQAWESYFFNSYFSHLLGNYNPIKGNCVTIWKDLIGTDTPFPKEVLKPNNKTLKNLL; from the coding sequence ATGAAAAATCTAACTGACATAACCGAGAATTTTGGCACATTATACCACCCGAAATCTGCTTTGGTTTTTTATGAAACCAAAGGTATAAATACAAATATGTATGTAGAGCATTTTGATATGGATAGAAACGGAAACCCTATCAATGCACACCCTTTGACCGTAAAAGAAGCCAATGTGTTAGCAAAATCATTACAGACCGATGAAGAAAAGAACACAGCCTTTTTAAAACCAAAGGGAATTTTTCCGACTAACATTCTACATATCAATCCAAGTGAAAAAGGTACGGTACTTTGGTACACCAAAGCACAGCAACGGCAACTATATTTTGTAAACGGTTTGGGCGTACCCAACGGCAAAGCACAAGTACCTCCAATGCTTTGGTTAGCGAGTAAAAGTAGTCTTATGGTATTTGCTTTGACAAACGACAGAAGACCCACCGAGAAAACGCTACTGCATTACGCACCTTTCTTCAATATTTACGAAAAGGGCAATGTATGTATGGGAACAGTAAATATTGATATTCAAAATTCGGCTTCGGTGGAAGAATTTATACAAGCGTGGGAAAGCTATTTTTTCAACAGTTATTTCAGCCATTTATTGGGGAATTACAATCCGATAAAAGGAAATTGTGTAACCATTTGGAAAGACCTAATTGGTACAGACACCCCCTTTCCAAAAGAAGTATTGAAACCAAATAACAAAACACTTAAAAACCTATTGTGA